The following are encoded in a window of Solidesulfovibrio magneticus RS-1 genomic DNA:
- a CDS encoding HDOD domain-containing protein has product MALQTSPTDAGPAPARRISLAALEPGMVLEEDVVRDDGALLVPRGTVLTERLISLLHAWPVRHQTTCVLAQGQGTGPQPPCQPEAESLDLTAAAAALEPRFVHCDLEELGQAALFAQSLPRAARLLRARGPHCLDLPGPVAPEALPPAPTSPPPGPMAIIEADPKLTSLPDVFVRISEALNDPNSTAKEAAEAIGKDTSLSAKLLQLVNSAFYGFPVKVDTLSRAVTIVGSRQLTTLALGISVIGLFKDLPEGLVNMRDFWKHSIGCGVIASNLAQAGTNGTGGTVEVERLFVAGLLHDVGRLVLYRNLPRHTAHVLAMARDEGILLRQAERAMLGFDHATLGGMLLRRWRFPENLEQAVRGHHGGQVAMGRTLPAMIHLADAAAGSLCIGSSGEVYAPPLSPAAWTTVGLTPEALAQALAVAEGQAAEIITLFLAEEA; this is encoded by the coding sequence ATGGCCTTACAAACTTCCCCGACCGACGCCGGTCCGGCTCCCGCCCGCCGCATCTCCCTGGCCGCCCTCGAACCAGGCATGGTCCTAGAAGAAGACGTGGTGCGCGACGACGGGGCCCTGCTCGTGCCGCGCGGCACCGTGCTTACCGAGCGCCTCATCAGTCTGCTCCACGCCTGGCCGGTGCGCCACCAGACGACCTGCGTCCTGGCCCAGGGCCAGGGCACAGGCCCCCAGCCGCCCTGCCAGCCCGAAGCCGAGTCCCTGGACCTGACGGCGGCAGCCGCCGCCCTGGAGCCGCGCTTCGTCCACTGCGATCTGGAAGAACTAGGCCAGGCGGCGCTTTTTGCCCAGTCCCTGCCCCGGGCGGCCCGGCTGCTGCGGGCCAGGGGGCCGCATTGCCTGGACCTGCCCGGCCCCGTGGCCCCCGAAGCCCTGCCGCCGGCTCCCACCTCCCCGCCGCCGGGGCCCATGGCCATCATCGAGGCCGATCCCAAGCTCACCTCGCTGCCCGACGTCTTCGTGCGCATCAGCGAGGCCTTAAACGATCCCAACAGCACGGCCAAGGAAGCGGCCGAGGCCATCGGCAAGGACACCAGCCTGTCGGCCAAGCTGCTGCAACTTGTCAACAGCGCTTTTTACGGCTTTCCGGTAAAGGTCGACACCCTGTCCCGGGCCGTCACCATCGTGGGCAGCCGCCAGCTCACCACCCTGGCCCTGGGCATCTCGGTCATCGGTCTGTTCAAGGACCTGCCCGAAGGGCTTGTCAACATGCGCGATTTCTGGAAGCACAGCATCGGCTGCGGCGTCATCGCCTCCAATCTGGCCCAGGCCGGAACGAACGGAACCGGGGGAACGGTGGAGGTGGAACGGCTGTTCGTGGCCGGCCTGCTCCACGACGTGGGCCGGCTGGTGCTCTACCGTAACCTGCCCCGGCACACAGCCCATGTGCTGGCCATGGCCCGCGACGAAGGCATCCTTTTGCGCCAGGCCGAGCGGGCCATGCTGGGCTTTGACCACGCCACCCTGGGCGGCATGTTGCTGCGGCGCTGGCGTTTCCCGGAAAACCTGGAACAGGCCGTGCGCGGCCATCACGGCGGCCAGGTCGCCATGGGCCGGACGCTGCCGGCCATGATCCATCTGGCCGACGCGGCGGCCGGCTCCCTGTGCATCGGCTCCAGCGGCGAGGTTTACGCGCCGCCGCTGTCCCCGGCGGCCTGGACCACCGTCGGGCTGACGCCCGAGGCCCTGGCCCAGGCCCTGGCCGTGGCCGAGGGCCAGGCGGCCGAAATCATCACGCTGTTTTTGGCCGAGGAAGCCTAG
- a CDS encoding polysaccharide deacetylase family protein yields the protein MGKKPLAVVVSLDVEEEGLFSGSYPREGAGLSNIPELRRLEFLPAEFGLPLTLLCDYPVLRHGPSLEVLAGVLSRVGGELGAHLHPWNTPPFPDMPWPEPVSTSVMPVAVFRDKLQNLQAAVADFTGSPARSFRMGRWNLFRRAMAVLPEVGFTVDSSVAPLRHVPGGPDHFLAPADPYWLRLEGPDGSGAGRLLEAPTTQLPLVPGTPRLAKRLAEAFPSRHDAVLGGFMKTLTLGVNPVWMPEATMRLAALAHAWRGGRALTLFWHSSELLPGASPHFPDKAAVEAFIAKVRRFAGWLRRTFDVRGTTLEGLAGPEFSWPACSPASRPNSTADWR from the coding sequence GTGGGGAAAAAACCGCTTGCCGTGGTGGTCAGCCTGGATGTGGAGGAAGAGGGCCTGTTTTCCGGGAGCTATCCCCGGGAAGGGGCAGGGCTGTCCAACATCCCGGAGCTTCGCCGCCTGGAGTTCCTGCCGGCCGAGTTCGGGCTGCCGCTGACGCTTCTGTGCGACTACCCGGTGCTGCGTCACGGCCCGAGCCTTGAGGTGCTGGCCGGGGTCCTGTCCCGGGTCGGCGGGGAACTCGGTGCCCACCTGCACCCCTGGAACACGCCGCCCTTCCCGGACATGCCCTGGCCGGAACCTGTGAGCACTTCGGTCATGCCGGTGGCGGTCTTTAGGGACAAACTCCAAAATCTTCAGGCGGCCGTGGCCGATTTCACCGGTTCTCCGGCCCGATCGTTCCGTATGGGCCGCTGGAACCTTTTTCGCCGGGCCATGGCCGTGTTGCCCGAGGTCGGCTTCACCGTGGATTCCAGCGTGGCCCCCTTGCGCCACGTGCCGGGCGGGCCGGACCATTTCCTGGCCCCGGCCGATCCCTACTGGCTGCGTCTTGAGGGGCCGGACGGAAGCGGCGCGGGCCGGCTGCTCGAAGCGCCGACCACCCAGCTGCCGCTGGTTCCGGGCACGCCCCGTCTGGCCAAAAGGCTGGCCGAGGCCTTCCCGTCCCGGCACGACGCCGTGCTTGGCGGCTTCATGAAAACCCTGACGCTGGGGGTCAATCCGGTCTGGATGCCCGAGGCCACCATGCGGCTGGCCGCCCTGGCCCACGCCTGGCGGGGCGGGCGGGCGCTCACGCTTTTCTGGCATTCCTCGGAACTGTTGCCGGGGGCGAGTCCGCACTTCCCGGACAAAGCGGCGGTGGAGGCGTTTATCGCCAAGGTCCGCCGCTTTGCCGGCTGGCTGCGGCGGACCTTTGACGTGCGGGGGACAACCCTGGAAGGGCTGGCCGGGCCGGAATTTAGCTGGCCGGCGTGCAGCCCGGCGTCTCGTCCGAATAGTACTGCGGATTGGCGTTAG
- a CDS encoding glycosyltransferase family 2 protein encodes MMNGKKVVVVMPAYNAASTLERTYAEVPKDIVDEVILVDDCSRDDTIKQAQRLGLRCFRHERNWGYGRNQKTCYAEALKTGADVVIMVHPDYQYTPKIIPAMANLCTCGEYDVAIASRILGGTALRGGMPVYKYVANRFLTLSQNLLMSAKLSEYHTGYRAFTREVLEALPLWENSDDFVFDNQMLAQSVYFGFRIGEVSCPTKYFDEASSINFRRSCTYGIGVLQTSMQFRLQKLGYKQYSIFDKNGRGLSNANPQYYSDETPGCTPAS; translated from the coding sequence ATGATGAACGGAAAAAAAGTGGTGGTGGTCATGCCCGCCTACAACGCGGCCTCCACCCTGGAACGCACCTATGCCGAAGTCCCCAAGGACATCGTGGACGAGGTCATCCTCGTCGACGACTGCAGCCGGGACGACACCATCAAGCAGGCCCAGCGCCTGGGACTGCGCTGCTTCCGCCATGAGCGCAACTGGGGCTACGGCCGCAACCAGAAGACCTGCTACGCCGAGGCCTTAAAGACCGGCGCGGACGTGGTCATCATGGTGCACCCCGACTACCAGTATACGCCCAAAATCATCCCGGCCATGGCCAACCTGTGCACCTGCGGCGAATACGACGTGGCCATCGCCTCGCGCATTCTCGGCGGCACGGCCCTGCGCGGCGGCATGCCGGTCTACAAGTACGTGGCCAACCGCTTCCTGACCCTGTCCCAGAACCTGCTCATGTCGGCCAAGCTGTCGGAGTACCACACCGGCTACCGGGCCTTCACCCGCGAGGTGCTGGAAGCCCTGCCGCTGTGGGAAAATTCCGACGACTTCGTCTTCGACAACCAGATGCTGGCCCAGTCCGTGTACTTCGGCTTCCGCATTGGCGAAGTATCCTGCCCCACCAAGTACTTCGACGAAGCCTCGTCCATCAATTTCCGCCGCAGCTGCACCTACGGCATCGGCGTCCTGCAGACGTCCATGCAGTTCCGGCTGCAAAAGCTCGGCTACAAGCAGTATTCGATCTTCGACAAGAACGGCCGTGGGTTGTCTAACGCCAATCCGCAGTACTATTCGGACGAGACGCCGGGCTGCACGCCGGCCAGCTAA